The window ATCGCGTGTTTGCCAAGGACAGCGCCAATCCAGAAGCCAGCAAGAACATCCTGCAAAGCATCCTGAAAAAAGTTAAAGTACCGAAGTGAGGTTAGTAATGAGTGATGAACTGCGAGTGATGAGCAGTGAGCTAAAAGTAAGGCGCCTTTGGCGCGACTATAAAAAACTCATAGCTCACAACTGAAAACTCACCGCTGGTAAGGGCGCTCTTGGCCCAACAATGATAACTCATAACTCATATTTGGTTTCTGATATCTTGATTTGCTAGATCCTTCGACTTCGTCGCTTTGCGACTACGCTCAGGATGACACTCTCCCCTTCCTACCACCTACCACCTACCGTCTACTTCCTACTTCCTACTCCCATGTCTTTCTTCTCCTGGTTTGTTCGTAGTGTTCCTCGTGCGCCTCGGCGGGCGGGTGTTCTGATGCACGCGTTCTACCTGTGGCAGGAATATTTTACTCCGGCGGGGAAGGCGGCTGCCGCATTGATGCCCTTGTCTATGGCGGTGGGCATGGTCCCTGGATTCTGGGCGGCCTGGGTGTTTTGCGGTCTGGATTTCTTGCTGTTCCTGGGAATGATTCTTTCCCTGTTCTGTTCCAGCAAGCTGAATTACGTTTCTATGGAAAATGTGGTGGTGACTCCCGCTTACGAGGGGGAGGTGGCTACCATCTGGGCCGATGTGGGCGTTGGGGGCGAAGATGCCATAAATGCCATCGGTCGTAAGCGTTCTTCTAATCTGCTGTTGCGATTGTTTGGTCGCGGAGGCGGATCTGCTGATCGTCTGGATTCGGTGCAGTTGGCATCTTACCGTATGGACCCGAGCTTGACTTGGCTTGAATCCGAGATGGTTCAGATTAATGCCGCTGACGGTTTTAAGAAACTGGAATGCAAAATTCAGACGAAGAACCGCGGCGCTTTTCCGCTGAATAAGATTGCGGCCAACGTTCCCGAAATCATGGGACTTTTGCAGTGGCCTTTTGAATATCGCGGTTCTGCGGAATTGCTGGTTTATCCGAATCCTATAAAGGTGGGTGAATTCCCGTTCTTAACCTCGGGGGCTAGCGGCATGGTGTTTGCCCCGCTGTTGATGCCTAGCCTAAATCGCGGAATGAATTTTGTGGGCGTCCGCGAGTACCGGGAAGGAGATGCTCTTCGAGACTTGCACCACAAGGCTTTTGCCCGCTACGGCAAGCCCTTTACCAAGGAATTTGAAACGGAACGCGGGGCCGGTGCCATTCTGGTTCTGGATACGGCAGCTCCCTCCTTTGGAGAACGTCAGCATCTGGAATTTGCCATCCGCTTGACGGCGGGAATTGGCCTGTGGCTTCTGGAACGGAACATCCTTGGGCGATTCTTTATTGACGATGAAGAAATTCCGCTGGCTGGTAGTGGTGCCGCCCAAGGGGAACGTCGCAAGAACTTGATGGACGCGCTGGCCCGAATTCCTGCGGCGAACTTGATTTCGGCGAGAAAGCCAGGACCTTGGTCTCCTGCGGCACGGCCCATGGATCCGGTGCTTCGGGTAGGACTGTACGCCAAGGAAGAACCTCTGGTCCACAAGCATATTGTGGTGGGCCGTGATCCATCTTCGGATAAGTGCCTGTTCGTGGAGCCCGCTTCCATAAAGTCGGGGGTGTCGCTGTGAAAAAAGAAATAGTAGACATCCGTTATGTAGCCAAATGCCTGTTCTTGATGACAGCCTCCTTTAACTTGGGGCATACTTTCGAGGCGACTTGGCTGGGCCTGCTTTTTGCGATTTACTTTGCCGTGACGGGATTCTTGAACGCCACCAGCCGCAAGGAATTTTCCAAGCGCCCCAAGTACAACAAGATTCCTGCCTATGGGGCCATTGTGCCGCTGGCCTTGTATTGGGTGGTGACTCCCGGTGTGGAGAACGGTGTGAACCCCATGATGATTTTCTTGCCGGGATTGTATTTGCTGTTCTTGGCGGCGTTGCAGGAACGCAGTCGCGGTAATGGCGGCTTTGAAGCTTTCGTGGCTTTTGACGGTGTGGCGGCCTTGCTGTTTGGCATGTTCATGGTGCCTAAGGGTTGGGCTGTTGCTGGTATTGTAGGGTTGCTGCTTTGCCTGTTTGCCTACAGCCGACGGGGAACGGCCTGGTACAAGTATCTTTTGTTTGTGCTGCTGGTGGTTGCCTTGGGCGGAATCGCTTTTGGCGGGTGGCGTTATTGGCGGGCGCATCGCTACGAAAAAGGGGCGCGGTGGGCCGAGGATTATTACCAGCGTGAACGGGTCATGGGCTTTGACCAGGTGGCGGCACTGGGAAGTTTTGGCAGCAATTACAACGGCAAGTATAATAGTCAGGTGGTGCTCCGCGTGTGGGATTCGTTGCCTTCCAATTATCTGAAGGCGGCCAGTTACGAAAAGTACGTGGCGGGAATCTGGAAACTTCCTACGGAACAAGTAAAGACTTTGACGCCGGCCTATTACCAGGTGGACTACGCGGTGATGGAAGTGATGGATTCTGTTACTTCGATGGGGGAGACTCCGGCAGGTTCCGCTAACCATGGAGTACGACAGGTTTGGGTACAGTCCTCCGTAAAGAATTTTGGTTTTGTATTTGCTCCCTATGGTGCGGTGGGCTATGCCGCAAAGGACGTGGATTCATTACAGTATTTTGCCGGGGGCATGGTCCGCGGGCTAGATCAGAACGGCAAACGTTCGGACTGGTACTACTTCGTTTGCGATGCTCAGGAGAATGGCGATGCTCAAGGCGTTGGTGGCTCCCAGAGAAATTGCGTCATCCCGGATTCCCTGCTGGCGTACAGCGAAGGGGACCTGCATGTTGGTGCCCGCTATGAAGCGCTTATGGATTCCGTAGTGGCCGAGATGGGACTGGTCCGTAGCGACAGCATTTCCGGTGAAAATTCCGATGCAGAAAATCTTCAGCGTGTTCTGGCTTATTTCAAGAATCATTTTACTTATTCTTTGCAGATTCCGGGACTGGAACGTTGGCGCAGTGGCGGGAATGTGACCCGGGATCCTCTGTCTGTTTTCTGGCATGCCAAGCAGGGCTTCTGTGAATACTACGCTACCTTGGCGGCTCTCGCTTTGCGCCGCGTTGGAATTCCTGCCCGCTATGCTACCGGCTTTGCTCACCCCGAAGTGGTGGAGGGCCGCCCCTATGCGGTGTTCCGTCGTAAGCATGCCCATTCCTGGGTCGAAGTTTTTGTGGATGGTCATTGGGCTATTTTTGACCCCACGCCTCCTATGTTTTCTCCCTTGGGCACCGAGCCTAGCTGGTTCAGCGTAAAGTGGGAAGGAATCCGCGGTCGCGCCGCCCGCATCATGCATTTCTTAAAGGAAGGTGAATGGAGACGTTCCGTAGACAGCTGGCAGAACTACACCCAGAGCTTTATAGATAGCGGAATCCCTTACCTGCTTCTCGTTTTGTTGTCTGCGTTCCTTGTTGCGATCAAAACCCGTGGAGCCCTTAGGGCTCGTCAAAAGCGAATCGTGTCTACGTCGGCCAAGGCGATTCTCTGGGCAAAAAAGTTGGATGCAGCCGAAAAGGAACTGGCTCGTGCAGGCTTCCACCGAGAACCTGGTGAAACGGTGGGCGACTTTTTGAGGCGTGTAGAAGGGCACGAACCTGCCGATGCTGTGGAAATATTGCGGGAATACGAAAGGAATCGCTGGTGTTCGTAGACCCTTTCCTAAAATTTACTTGTCATTTTGGCCCTTTTTGTTAGATTAGAGTCTATGAAAAAACAATTCCTGATTTTGCCTGTCCTGTGCTCATCCCTGTTCTGGGCTTGTGGCGACAGTAGTTCTGCAACAGAACCTTCTAACGATCCTAATCCTCCTGCATCAGAAATCCTTTCTTCCGATTCCGGCATGTCTCCTGAACCGGGTGCGCAGTCTTCGGCCTCTGCCGATCCGTCTGATCCGACTGTTGACCCCACAGTGGATCCGTCTAATCCTACTTTGGATCCGTCTCAGCCTGAATCTTCTAGCGGTGTTGAAGGTCCGACGGAGAATCCCAATGCGGACCCCTATGCTGTTGGAACCGATATCGATGAACCCTCTTATGTACCCGAGGGCTGCGAAGTCAAACCTCTTGACAATGGCATGGGTAACGGCGTCTATTGCCTGGATTCTCTTGGAACGCCCCCTTTTAAGGGAACGATCTTTGCTGATCCCGATGCCGACGTGGCATACGATCCGGCCAATCCGGACCTGACGACTTTCACTAGTGTAGAAAAGGTGTTCAAGGCCCTGCAGCCCGATGAAAAGGTGGTCTTTGTTCTGCGCCATGCCGAACG of the Fibrobacter sp. UWH6 genome contains:
- a CDS encoding DUF58 domain-containing protein, producing the protein MHAFYLWQEYFTPAGKAAAALMPLSMAVGMVPGFWAAWVFCGLDFLLFLGMILSLFCSSKLNYVSMENVVVTPAYEGEVATIWADVGVGGEDAINAIGRKRSSNLLLRLFGRGGGSADRLDSVQLASYRMDPSLTWLESEMVQINAADGFKKLECKIQTKNRGAFPLNKIAANVPEIMGLLQWPFEYRGSAELLVYPNPIKVGEFPFLTSGASGMVFAPLLMPSLNRGMNFVGVREYREGDALRDLHHKAFARYGKPFTKEFETERGAGAILVLDTAAPSFGERQHLEFAIRLTAGIGLWLLERNILGRFFIDDEEIPLAGSGAAQGERRKNLMDALARIPAANLISARKPGPWSPAARPMDPVLRVGLYAKEEPLVHKHIVVGRDPSSDKCLFVEPASIKSGVSL
- a CDS encoding transglutaminase domain-containing protein codes for the protein MKKEIVDIRYVAKCLFLMTASFNLGHTFEATWLGLLFAIYFAVTGFLNATSRKEFSKRPKYNKIPAYGAIVPLALYWVVTPGVENGVNPMMIFLPGLYLLFLAALQERSRGNGGFEAFVAFDGVAALLFGMFMVPKGWAVAGIVGLLLCLFAYSRRGTAWYKYLLFVLLVVALGGIAFGGWRYWRAHRYEKGARWAEDYYQRERVMGFDQVAALGSFGSNYNGKYNSQVVLRVWDSLPSNYLKAASYEKYVAGIWKLPTEQVKTLTPAYYQVDYAVMEVMDSVTSMGETPAGSANHGVRQVWVQSSVKNFGFVFAPYGAVGYAAKDVDSLQYFAGGMVRGLDQNGKRSDWYYFVCDAQENGDAQGVGGSQRNCVIPDSLLAYSEGDLHVGARYEALMDSVVAEMGLVRSDSISGENSDAENLQRVLAYFKNHFTYSLQIPGLERWRSGGNVTRDPLSVFWHAKQGFCEYYATLAALALRRVGIPARYATGFAHPEVVEGRPYAVFRRKHAHSWVEVFVDGHWAIFDPTPPMFSPLGTEPSWFSVKWEGIRGRAARIMHFLKEGEWRRSVDSWQNYTQSFIDSGIPYLLLVLLSAFLVAIKTRGALRARQKRIVSTSAKAILWAKKLDAAEKELARAGFHREPGETVGDFLRRVEGHEPADAVEILREYERNRWCS